In Trichoplusia ni isolate ovarian cell line Hi5 chromosome 10, tn1, whole genome shotgun sequence, the genomic window GGCTTTAGAGAAGACTTTGACTGCAACTATTGTTGGCATACTGTCCAGTACCATGATTGTGTCATTAATAGATGAGACTGTCAACCCACCTCTAGATGTAGCCAGAAGGATGAACCAGTTGTCACAGCCAAGAAGTTCACATGAggtcagttttattttattgctagtAGAAACAGTATGTACGACACGTTACACCTTAACCAAGTAGTGCTACTTGTCATAGTGTGTTCtagaattattaatttgtcGAAACCAAAAAGACTAGTTTATTCACCTCATTGTACTAAACAGAAACAATGCAATTCTTTTGAAAACTATCCAAGTTTTACTATTAATAACCTGTATAAAATcccaaataatttaaaaagaaatgtgcactaaaaatacttaaatacacAAGAATTTGACCTTGAAATTTTCTCTTTCGAAATGAAATAAGTCGGTTTAAACACGTTATTTGTTAAACTTCCTCAATACGGCGCAACTGAAGTGAAAACAGTACACATTCAGCCAATACGTGTTATAACAGAGAAACTCTATGCACGTTACTTTCAATGTTTAGTCTACCTGGATTATGCGTGAATGGTCTTCatatctgtaaataaataacaagataTTTGATGTGTTATCAACTTTCTTATGCCTCTTATCAACGCCAGCTCTaacattaacaatttaattagaatGACCTCAGCAAAATTGCATTGTTTTGACTTCATAGTTTAGTTATATGGATCGGATTTATCAACATAATGATTCATATTCATATAATCAATAGTGAGTCATTGTCTGGGCCCGATTGCCTAATGTAGGTGTTAAGACTTCAACTATTAGAAAGTGCAGGCTAACCGTAAAATTGTTTGCGATTATTGCGACGTTGCATTTTACGaactgaatatttttgtgaaacgaaatttttttttatggatctCGTTCGGTACTAtttgagttaattaaaaatagactacaaaacatttttttgcaagtACTTTCATAAGGCGTATACTGATAAGTCTAGTAGTATTCAACATAAAACGATCATTAAAAGgacgaaaaagaaataaaaaaaaccacacaTTTGTACACAGATAAAAGCAACCACACCCGTCCGTAAAGACGCACCAGAAAGCTTCAGTTCACCGGAGAGCGTGTCCGATGACGGCAAGAAGAAGAGCTTCAGAAGGGAAAAGAGCTTCAAAGAAGACAAGAGACCTCCTAGAGAAGGCAACGAGGACTTCCCACAAAGAGGGGGCAGCTTCCGCGGCAGGTAGGATTTTCTGAcaacagttattataataatagtaggttCACTCACTTAACCGTGATATATGCAACAAGTGTAACTTGGCTAGAAGCTAGGTGTATCCTGAACTTTTTTCTACAcacttttatttgaagtttggAGATTGTCTTACACCCAATGACATAAATCGTGCCACAGCCGATTTTAGTATCCAAGATCCCGTGTTCTAATGTTCACTTAACTTCTTAACTATTTCATCATGTTTAAGAGTTGATTATTCACCAATGAAAAAGAATGTAAAAGatctttcattttaaactatGCTAGAAAACTTAAATTGGCCGTATCGACCGTGGTTCTGAAAACAACCAAGAAACAAGGCGACTCTAACATACAGGGCAAAGTAACGAAATATTACACTATATCTTTTCTACTCGTCTATTGTTCAGAGCTTATAGGCATATAACATTTTAGAATTCATGCCTCCATTAGTTCATTACTAAgctaaaagttttaaagtacCATTAATCATAGTAAATTATTGGGTAGTACGATTGATATAATTATAGGTAAGTGCCACTCAGAACACTACGGATTTGTTGTtccgtaataaaaataagaacaagttCTATGTGGTGAGATACTTTGAGACGTAGAACCCCGTCTcgtttaaacatttattatactagctgacctgAACTTAGTTGAGCAGTAGTTTTAGGGTTAAAGCGTATGACACTCGCAAATAACGAAGGTTTTGACTGGAAAggaattttcaaaattgtttcagTAGATTTTGAGATTTGAGATATACCTCATGCAacgtatatttcattttgatattAGTATAGTAAAATAGTGGCCAGAATTATCGAAAGAAAAGAAGTTTGGAAGAAAAAGGGGAGCCTTTACCACGCactaggtttaaaaaaaaaacagagaccgcattaaaatatacctaatagtaaagattcaaaataacattcaataCATTATTCTCCAGGTTTCTTCCCCttcataatatttctttatgtgaTTACGTATCAGTTACCTATAAGAGCTTATCTCTGACCTACACAGCTGCAATTGTAAACATTTCGTTTTGAACACTCGACACTTTTTATTTACGTAGTTTTACTTCCTCTAAAAAAATTGAGTGAGTCAGTCGATACTTGATATAGTAAGATAAGTCgtaacttgataaaaaatattaaaggacTCCTTGAATATTTGTTATCATAAAAATCAATGTGGTATCTGAATATGAGATGAATTTTGGGAATAAGGAATTTTGTAGCTGAcgtcaaataattttacttttgattcTTTTTATTCTAGCGATAACAACACTAAGCGTGATACTTTAACTTGGTACACTTTCGCGATAATGTAACAGTGTACAGGTATATGTGTGatacataaatcaaaatgaatGTCATAACAAAAAGGAAAAGTTGATCGCGTTTTCTCGTAAATAACTTGTAACTGtgtttttaatcgattttatgGCGGAGTTACCATGAGATATGAATGGCgagtaataattttgttatgcgTATATCTGGTGATAACTTAGTCGATGCCGGCTCCCAACTGAGTTGAATAAGATGACCCGTTTCCACTGCTTCGGACGGTATTTTTGGGTTAAGATAACGTTTTTTTACCAGTTTAGTAGATATACAGAGATTACCCTTCGAAGTCAAAAACTTTAcctcttaaaaaatacttggtGTGATGAATAAACGAATAATGCTAAACGTATTGTAGCATTTTCGTCGGATTCTATTGAGGCCGGTATTCCTTTTCATAACAGGGCTAAGGACGAATTGCAGTTTCTAATTAAGTACCGATACTAAGTGGATTTTTAACTGCTTtaacgtttataaatatttttaactaaatcaTTGGTTTGCGTGATGTGTTAGACCGCACCTTTCGACTATTGAAGTTACGTAGttagcaaataatatttttgcaagttACGTGCAACGCTAAATTTGAATTgtataaaatacctattaaaataacagtagtaaaaattatataatttctaaTTACAATGAGCATATTTACGTAAAAcgttaaattttacttaaactgTTTTGAAGAGTATGTTATGATTGTGACGTAAACTGtataattaaaaggaaaagCTGAGCTTGCTATGTTGGTAGCCTGCACGAGTTAGTTTACAGTATGTGTGTCAGAGCCACCGCTGATGCGTCGGCATAAATAGAACAGTTACTATACCTCTATCATTAACGTGATAATGTTCTTAACTAAATCCAAACATGACAGCTTTGAATCGAGATAAAAATATCGAGTAACCATAGTCTATGCAGTCTTACACTGTACGCAAttggagtttttatttttcaacaaaaaaagtaataatagaTACCTGAGTCATGGACGGAATGACCTTCGTCTCGGTTCTTTGAACCTACGAGTTAGTTGAAACGAGTCTAGCTACGAATATGTATAGGTAAACGTATTTAGAgattataaatgatttatttgttaataagtggttgttgtgtattttttagtGTGTGCTATATGTTTGTAACACGTGGTTTTGTAATTCTGTGCGCAGAGACAACAAAGAAAGCTTCGATCGGGCTGGACCGGGCCGGCATAGTGAGAAATTTGGCGGTAGACCGGACCGCGGCGATCGGTAAGTTAAAAATTACTATATTACAACAAACTAGATCCAATACAACAGTCAGATCAGTGATTCCTTGCTAGTTTACACGCATTATATTGTGAACATTATATCTTAGTGTCAAAGAAGTCGGGGAGAAAAATCGAGTTTGCGTTCTACCTTCTCCTAAAATAAATTCTGCAAAAACTACCTAACCAATTAGAATCTTATAAAGCTACTATTATATAAGAATTACGCTTATAATGTTGCGTATTAAGTATAAgactgtaaataaaattcagGTTGAGTCATTAAATTGCGctaacaaataacaatagaaaGAAAGGTGCGTATTAATTACACTCGACGCCATGTTATGCAGTTGTCGACAGCGCGGCGTGACGCGACTATTATTCCCTGTGAGAGAATGAACTTTGTATAGATTTATCTAAATGCCTGTGTGTGTGCATCTAAATGCTAAAACAGGATTTAGTATCATGATAAGAGAAACTATGTATGATCCATAATACATCTGCGTACTTAACCTTAAAGTGAATTTACGCATATACTTATGGATTAAGAACTACTTTAGGCTGTTTAATATTCATCCTTTTATATAGCCATCTCTTTGTAACTTTTACTGGAGTTATAAGAGCAGTTAGTTTTCAATATTGTGTAGGTTATACCTGGTTATACCATGGTTAATGCTATTCTTAATAAGGGTTGCGTGGTTGTGCTGAATTAGAAGCGTCCAATGAGAGTAGAAGAGTAAAGTTGTAGGCCGTCATACCGAatatattatcttaataataattattgttataaattttaaagctgaagtgttttttttgtatgctcTAGTCTCAGgcactactggtccgattttaTTTAACGGACTATTAAACGAAGTTAGGGTAACTTCGTTTAATAgtcctaaatattttaattttggtaaataacttaggtgataatattatttaacataactCTACTGCAATAATTATAGTTGTAGCGCGATAGCGAGCCCGGTTGTTGAATttgtaatacaattaaattagttaaaataatttgctttaacTTCCATGTCACAATAACTCTAAAACCATTAATCCGATTTAAGAATCCTACATCTTCACAACTACGACGACGAATGTACTTAGTGCTATTAGTGTGCAATAcctgtataatataataaagggCGTATCTGTAACTCTTCTCAGTGGCCATAACTGGTTTTACCCTGCACTGAATCAGGGTTCCCCCTCAATCCAGTAAGGGTAAAACCAGGTTcatgtaaatataaacaagaacAGTATATGTAACAGTGCTTTATTCACTCTTCGGTATTTCTCCGTTCAATAAAACACGTCTCGCTGAGATGAATGCATATTAATATGTATGGCTAAAGAGAAATTGTCAGCACAAAAACTGTTCGCGCTAGCGACGAAACGAATGTTTATTCTCATTAGAAATACCTTTGCCGttcgttattataattatttcgtaatgATCTATTTTACTGTTAGAAAAATGCTCTTTTTTTGTTACGAATTATAAAATGccaataaataatttccaatGTTTGTTTTATCCAGACCACACAATGACAGAAGAGGAGGAGGGCCACCTCGCGAGAACAATGCTCCTCCACAATCCGTTGGTGATGACGAGTGGGAAGACCCGCCCGCGCAACCCGCTTTCCAACCTCCGCCAAACAGGCACAACTACAGGGAGAGAGATGGCAACCCAAGGGACAGAGATAATAATCCTAGAGAACGCGATAACAATCCAAGAGACCGAGAAAACAACCCGAGAGACAGGTATGTAACtccaaacatgtctaaacaCTATCCaaaattaaagagaaaatacCCAGTAAACTCATTGAAAGCACTCCTTACGATTTCGATTATTTTAGACTCTCATTACCAACTAAAGTGCCAATTTACAATTCACACGTAATTCACAAAAAAACTGAACTCGTAGTTTATTCAACGCGCAACTTTCTCCGATGCAATGCGCTAGCTACAGTTACTTGGTACGAATTAGGCTGTTTTATAAAACAGTTGCAATGATTCGACAGAAGAAAGCCTAGGTCGGAACATCACGATAAAGGGCAGAAACCTGTTTGGAAGAAAGACTCGGGCGGGGTCGGTAAGAGGCTAAGGCAGGCTGCGGAGGCCGCCTCTCTCGACGCTCAAAACGCCCACCCTAAGGGCTCCGTACAGGATAGACTGAAACGGTACTGTGGTGTATGTAACCCAACACATCACACGCTGATGCCAATGATTTTGTTTCGCTTTCCACCGACATTAATGCTTTATCTTACTGTTTACGGTTTCATAATAACACTAACAATACATTACTTTTGTTTGTATCAAGTAACATTTAACGTTGATCGGCCTACAGTTATATCGCTGCACGTTAGATTGCGCGATACTGAGCAATTATAAAGTAAAGCATTATTGTTTGAATCAGCGTCGATCTCGTTGTCTCGCCCTATTTGCTTGTCACGCTTGGTTTGCGTCGCACATTCGTATCGGCGTTTTTAATACGTTGCATATCTGTTGCCTCTTGTTTGTAACATTCCATTGCACACTGGTGTCTTACAGTGTTGTAAGTTTTCATTTCAGCATATTATTTACCGCCTTTGTCAtttctattgaaatatttttgtagtttcaCAGCATTTTTTCTGGTTTTTGTGTCACAATAGTTTGGCTTGTGGTTTTATGTTTTCagcactttttaatattatttttgtaaattttgtgttttctgctattattaaaaacataatatagttTAACAAGTTTTgtcgttattaataaaattaattgatatattaaacataatataaactcTCAGTGTCTCAAAAGCACCCACAACGTAATACAAAACAAGAGACGTGTATAGAAGgttgaatttaaatatcataCCCATAACTACCGCCGTGGTTGTTCGATGCATCGAGGGTTTTTATATATCAATTTAACTAAGAAACATTtcatttaatagtaatattccatcttctttaaaaatattttactttacagGGAAAATAGGTATAATCAACATGACGATCGAGAAGAAAGACGGAATGATGACTGGGGACATAAATCCGGGCGAGAAAACCGTTTCGAACGCTCTGATCGTCCCGATCGGCCCGATCGACGCGACAACCGCGGCGACAGGCGCGACAACTGGGGAGACAAGAAAGAGAACTTCCACCAGAAGAAAGAGTTCCGTACTGACAGACCGCCACGGAGCAACTTCTCCCCCAGAGACCGAGCAGAGCGGTCATTCGGATCAGACGACAGGAAATCTGACAAGAGCTTCAGATCTCAAGACGGCGATAGAGAGAACATGGGCCGAGCCCCGCCTTACAAGAGCCGCAGTAAGTTTACTCAGGTCCAATATAAGGAGCTGCCCGATCCCGTGCCCTTGACAACACAGTTCGTTGAACCCACTGTAGAAATTGGCGCTCAGCACGAAGTATCTGTCACCTGGATTATATCCCCCGACAGCTTCTACACCCAGATCATGTCGTTACAACCTAAATTCCTTGAGATGATGCACAAGATACCTGAGTTGTATAAAGGTGTGAAGTCATACACTGGTGATGTCCCCGTCGGGGGGTCAGTGCTAGCTCGCTATCCTGTTGATGGCGTGCTGTACCGGGCGACCATAGTATGCGTACAACCATTCTCGAAATTCATTGTTCGGTACGTCGACTTCGGAAATAAACAACTCGTCGATGCGAAAGACATTTGGCAGTTAGACAGACAGTTAATGGACTTACCTAAGATGGCTGTCCACTGTTCATTGGTTGGGGTAATGCCTATGGATGGTGAATGGAAGGCTGATCCCGAGATTGACTTGTGTTTCAACGCGCCGCGGTACCAGTGCGTGTTCCAAGAGTTTGTTGAGGAGCAGTACAAGGTGTCGCTGTGGAATAACGGCGCTAGTGTAGTCGACATGCTGGTTGAGAAACAGCTGGCCAAGCTATCTGAACATCAGACTTCTGTTACCTTgaaaggttagtttttttttactgatagATGTGTATTCTTTTTTTGATGGCTGCTTATTTACGTCTTGCAATTGAAGAAATATGAAGAAAAAGGGAAATATCGTTCAAATATTTAACATCTACATATTTGTCAAAGCCTACTTTAGCCTACCTCCTCACAGTATAATGTGTAAATTGGAACAAAGTTTTCATAACATCTTCATTTTGTTCATTCAGATGAAGCTATCGACCTGACGATAATAGTTGGCCAGCAGATCCTATGTAAAGTCACTCATGTGGAATCCTATGAGAAGTTCTTTGTGCAACTGGACTTGGAGAAGGCGGCGCTTGTGGAGGAGGCTATCGCCAACTTTGACACCAACAAAGTGAGTGTAACAAAACGTTTTCGATGCACCCTCGGATACATACATCCTGTCTAAATTTGGCTGTGTGAATTTCAAATACCTTGGATTTTTAGAGGTGTTATTTTTCATAGAGAGCTTTCAAAATTGTACTACATTGGAAAAGCTTCTGAGATGTAACTATTATACCCAATTATCACTATTTTTCTTGTAAGgtctaattacaaaaacaatgttaaaggCATTGAGAAATTTTAGTTACAAACTAAGTGTAGTTACATATAATAATGCTGTATGATATCCCACAGTTAACTCCACTGAACGCAGAAAGCTTAGCTGACGGTATCCACTGCACGTTAAAACACGACGGTAAAATATATCGCGCAATATTGTTGGAAGTAGCCGATACAGCCAACATTAAAGCTGTTTTGCCAGACTACGGCATGACTATCACTACAGCTTTAGACAAGGTTAGtaatgaaacataataatattggtaactttgttgtatttaagttttgtaatatggattaaataataatccaTGTTAATGTTTGAAATCGACGTCACTTATTGGTCACCTATTTTGAgcttttctatatttaaaaaaaaaaaattatattttaaaaatattgcttgaCTTTAGAGATTGAATAATTAGCAAGGGCAATTTAATGTGCTCTGTTCATCAAATTGTTAGGCGATTTCAGAGATTTTCTAAGCCTAAATTTTGAAGGACTCGGGCTTTGTACAAGTTGAAACTatactgaaataaatatctatatttccAGCTCATGATACTACCAACAGAACTGAGTGTATATTACTACCAATCATTGGAGTGCTCCCTTAACAACTACACAGCTGAATCTAAAACATTGATAAGTCTTGAAGATCTGAAGAGCAAGCTGACTGGCAATAAAGTCATTATCTATATCAACTTTGTAGATGGCATCAGGTAATCattacatcattataaattttgaaactTTGTTTGTGAGTTAAATGTATGTTATAGACAAACCAATTGATTTTTAACGCGTTTTCtcacttgaaaaaatatatgtacctTCCTTAAGTAAATGAAAGAGTCTCAGTCCAACAGTGGGCAGCATGgtctaataaaaaacaagatttgACAATACTATCAGACTATCaacttataaaacaatttttgtttcagCTTGGTATCAACTCTATACGACAGTATCACCGGCCAAAAGATCGCTATATTCGAACCCGATGAGGGCGCGTACGATGAAGTCGTCCAACTGTGCATGAGATCAGTCTTTAACTACAACTTCGGCCTAGCATACATATCCCATGCAGAAAACCTGAACGAGTTCTACCTGCAGAAATCTACAGATGGAGACAGGATCGCCATCTTGCTAGACGAACTTTATAAATTCTATGAAGAGGgtatgaaaacattttcaaattaatttgaaataattgtatttaatgtatGCTGAATGTTTGTAACACATCTTGTATCTTTCGCAGGTACTCCTAAGCCTCTTACTAGTTTCGAAGAAGAAAGCATATGTGTGGCTCACTCAGCAGATGGTAACTGGTACCGCGCAACAATTCTCAGCGCCGAAGATACTCAGGTCAAAGTCCAGTACACTGACTATGGTAACACAGAAACATTACCTAAAGAATCTCTCAAAATATTAGATCCTAAATTCTTCGAACCCTGCGCTCTCGCCCTAGTAGCTAGCTTAGGTCTCGTAGCTCTTCAAGACGACGCTCTCGCCAAACTAAAGGAATGGACCAATGAAAAGGAAGTCCAAGTAACATTGGCCTTCGGTACTGACGGTTGGCTCGCAAGCTTGCATTTAGACGGCGTTGACCTTTCTATGAAACTCGTCAACGAAAAGTTAGCTACACCGCAAATCATGTCCAATGAGGAACAAAAAGTTGAAGAACCAGTTGCAGAACCAATTTCATTGCCTGAAGGCTGCACACAAGTGTACATAAGCCACATAGATACACCTGGACACTTCTGGTTGCAAATGGCTGACAAAGTTGACAAGATTGAAGAAATACAGAGTGAGCTTCAATCTAATGCTGACTCGTATGCCGATATTGATGTACGCGAATTAGGTACAATTTGTGCAGCGAAATATTTGGCTGATGATTTGTGGTACCGAGCTGAAATCCTTGACTCTGATTCCGATATAACAACGGTCCGTTTCATCGATTATGGAAATACGGATGTGCTAGACAACCAGCCAGGTTTGATAAAGGTTCTGCCAGATCATTTGAAGGAAATTGAACGCTATGCCGTCAAGACTAGCGTTAACGCCGTGCCTACCGGCACAGGACAGTGGTCGGAGCCCTCTTCTGACTATTTCACACAGCTTGTCGGTGATTTGGCTAACCCTGTAGATGCTTTAATTGTACTTAAGGATGTGACAACCTACGTCGACATCTATGTCAACGGACAGAACCTGACCGACAAATTAGTTTCAGAAGGTCATGCAAGCAGGTCTGAAGAAACCGATTGCGGTGACTTGCCGTCTTGCTTCGCTAGTCATGTTAACTCGCCTTCTGAGTTTTGGATACAATTAGAAACAGCAACATCTGAATTGCAAGCAATGGAAGCCGCTATGGTTGACGCCGAAAACTTCCCAGAACTGACAGACAAGGAGGAAGGTGTGATATGCGCGGCTAAGTACCCAGAAGATGGTGCTTGGTACAGGGCGCAGGTCATCGTCGACGGCTCAGAGGGAACCGAAGTGCTGTTTATGGATTACGGCAACGCATCTATCGCCAACGAATTAAGAAGTCTTCCAGATGAACTTAAAGTTAAACCCGCTCTTTCAAGAAAATGTGCCTTACAAAAAGCACGTGATATTAAATGGTCGCGTAAGTCTGAAATCAAGTTTAACGAACTGGCAGCTGAAGGAGCCACTATATTTAATGTGCAGTTTATTGCGTCAGGTGATATATCTATTGTAGAGTTATACCATGAGGGTAAATCTGTAACTGAAGAATTAGTAGGCCTCTGCGAAGAATCGCCGGCTGAGAGACCAACACCAATTGGACAAGATTTACTTAGCAATGGCAAAATCTGCTACGTCAATAGTTTGGAGGAGTTTTATGTTCATTTTGACTCGGCGACGTCCGAGCTGGATAAGGTTACTGTCAGGATGAACGACGCTCCTGAGTTCGAACCTGCTTCTGAACTGAAGGTTGGTGCACTTTGCGCTGCATTTTGGGCAGAAGATGAACAGTGGTACAGGGCCAGAGTGTTGGAATTTTGTGATGGAGGCTACCATGTGCAGTTTGTTGACTATGGAAACAAAGCCAAATGCGAGGAATTTAGACAGTTGCCTGAAGATCTTGCGGCAATTGAACCATTGTCGAAATGCTGCCGCTTGTCCACCGTATTCAGTGACGAAGTGCTACATGAAGGTgccaaaaataaacttgatgAGCTCACTATAGAAGACACAACATTCCAGATTGAATTATTAGATAGTACAAAAGATCCTATTCTTGTCAAACTGTTAGTAAATGGTCAAGATTTTATTTCCCTAGTCTCACCTGACAACATGCTCAAAAAGGAGGAATCTTTGATTAGCAAAGCAGCTGACTCAACTGTGGAAACTGCTAACGAACACTCTGAACTTAATACGTCACAAGCAGACCTTGACGAAAGCATGGAGAGCAACCACACTGTCATTGAGAACAAATCCTTTGAGACGAAATCTGATGACTTAGCTGAGAAGGATGAAGTATCTGTTGAAAGTCCCGCAAAAGATTGCTCTACGGAAACTATCGGAAACACCGACCAGACTTTACAGTCATCCGATCACGACGAATCTAAAGATTCTATTAGCACAGAAACTGAAAATATTAGCACTGAAGAGGCCACTCTAGAAACGAgttcagaaaaagaaaaagttacaGAAAATTTAACAGTTGAATCCACTAAGG contains:
- the LOC113498000 gene encoding maternal protein tudor-like isoform X2, which gives rise to MAMPSEHPRNFRLFVTDVDGEGHFLRISGQVDHQASLMIESLFDAARANLEKGVGAVPPAAIHEGAICAAKYKDGTYYRAKVINTASLSNGLVGVHFIDYGNKDMISLSAIRFFDNYDPLFLQLRGQATDYYLSGVMNPSGRWEEPHLLKLQSLLCYAEYSATVEAQTRTSTIISIQFKGTDLSTHLLSIRFGVAIPLAKQEVLLLQLSSDNQQAAHRPPSFVSEQPNFPEHVPFLLNQNFPSNPASTMRLQQNVSLPFNGSIPMTPSLIGQRLLVNKASRNPGNLRAPSRQPQHAPENSIVNTAAPPPPIAVANKPASPKKSTTFKSRLLEINSHHKVFISSADDGPELFAVQLVNDANKLQDMMDDINKRPHSSLTEPPMIGTVCLGRMSGDRVICRAIVMNLSGSQCKLFFVDFGDTDMVSYYDIFDIPEEFVKPNVFAMRFCLSGVKKLEKGPHLNETFKQLVNGKIMTLKVVAPEGPPLIQYGELYLDNKNVLDLLMANMKDKLQFKWIEMLPLNTRKSVLVSYVDSCIKFYVQLSDKIDDLNAVMEAVRTHCENSSSPGELPVGAACCARFPDDNNWYRARVRDNRGNKVVVTYVDYGNEQEVDVSDLRTITPELIKLPAQALKCALKGFENRPVETKTSNQLEMLALEKTLTATIVGILSSTMIVSLIDETVNPPLDVARRMNQLSQPRSSHEIKATTPVRKDAPESFSSPESVSDDGKKKSFRREKSFKEDKRPPREGNEDFPQRGGSFRGRDNKESFDRAGPGRHSEKFGGRPDRGDRPHNDRRGGGPPRENNAPPQSVGDDEWEDPPAQPAFQPPPNRHNYRERDGNPRDRDNNPRERDNNPRDRENNPRDRENRYNQHDDREERRNDDWGHKSGRENRFERSDRPDRPDRRDNRGDRRDNWGDKKENFHQKKEFRTDRPPRSNFSPRDRAERSFGSDDRKSDKSFRSQDGDRENMGRAPPYKSRSKFTQVQYKELPDPVPLTTQFVEPTVEIGAQHEVSVTWIISPDSFYTQIMSLQPKFLEMMHKIPELYKGVKSYTGDVPVGGSVLARYPVDGVLYRATIVCVQPFSKFIVRYVDFGNKQLVDAKDIWQLDRQLMDLPKMAVHCSLVGVMPMDGEWKADPEIDLCFNAPRYQCVFQEFVEEQYKVSLWNNGASVVDMLVEKQLAKLSEHQTSVTLKDEAIDLTIIVGQQILCKVTHVESYEKFFVQLDLEKAALVEEAIANFDTNKLTPLNAESLADGIHCTLKHDGKIYRAILLEVADTANIKAVLPDYGMTITTALDKLMILPTELSVYYYQSLECSLNNYTAESKTLISLEDLKSKLTGNKVIIYINFVDGISLVSTLYDSITGQKIAIFEPDEGAYDEVVQLCMRSVFNYNFGLAYISHAENLNEFYLQKSTDGDRIAILLDELYKFYEEGTPKPLTSFEEESICVAHSADGNWYRATILSAEDTQVKVQYTDYGNTETLPKESLKILDPKFFEPCALALVASLGLVALQDDALAKLKEWTNEKEVQVTLAFGTDGWLASLHLDGVDLSMKLVNEKLATPQIMSNEEQKVEEPVAEPISLPEGCTQVYISHIDTPGHFWLQMADKVDKIEEIQSELQSNADSYADIDVRELGTICAAKYLADDLWYRAEILDSDSDITTVRFIDYGNTDVLDNQPGLIKVLPDHLKEIERYAVKTSVNAVPTGTGQWSEPSSDYFTQLVGDLANPVDALIVLKDVTTYVDIYVNGQNLTDKLVSEGHASRSEETDCGDLPSCFASHVNSPSEFWIQLETATSELQAMEAAMVDAENFPELTDKEEGVICAAKYPEDGAWYRAQVIVDGSEGTEVLFMDYGNASIANELRSLPDELKVKPALSRKCALQKARDIKWSRKSEIKFNELAAEGATIFNVQFIASGDISIVELYHEGKSVTEELVGLCEESPAERPTPIGQDLLSNGKICYVNSLEEFYVHFDSATSELDKVTVRMNDAPEFEPASELKVGALCAAFWAEDEQWYRARVLEFCDGGYHVQFVDYGNKAKCEEFRQLPEDLAAIEPLSKCCRLSTVFSDEVLHEGAKNKLDELTIEDTTFQIELLDSTKDPILVKLLVNGQDFISLVSPDNMLKKEESLISKAADSTVETANEHSELNTSQADLDESMESNHTVIENKSFETKSDDLAEKDEVSVESPAKDCSTETIGNTDQTLQSSDHDESKDSISTETENISTEEATLETSSEKEKVTENLTVESTKDVKEAVEKEINVKEEKSTVDKRTENKTPVEEVETKEKTDDKGVVTENNAEPEKPTEKTVESKDPPSENITETKKDDKVTVTETPADKLTETSEEKTSEK